From Caretta caretta isolate rCarCar2 chromosome 14, rCarCar1.hap1, whole genome shotgun sequence, the proteins below share one genomic window:
- the LOC142068997 gene encoding uncharacterized protein LOC142068997 — MEQLPALSTVLCAVLLIPTWGAGLTVRQSPVVRAYVGETATLICSFKYRWGSMVNVKWTRAPGVVLESHHPFYSGRLNMSDLDLLQKGEATLTLSKLEKRDSGLYRCQISIRQGESGTGAGTELRVMGRNQSDTGKEPAPIGCCGRELLYQVAIALGLLLILGLVATLLLKRRRALPPSQPRQRQPKVRQCRLGPVPYSAWVWSPGANKDWATAAGGAEESESVQYAEIKIQTPGRREHTSNHTQRC, encoded by the exons atggagcagctgccagccctgagCACCGTCCTCTGCGCcgtcctcctcatccccacctgGGGAGCAG GTCTCACAGTGCGTCAGAGCCCCGTTGTCCGAGCGTACGTCGGCGAGACCGCGACACTCATCTGCTCCTTCAAGTATAGATGGGGCAGCATGGTCAATGTGAAGTGGACTAGAGCACCCGGGGTTGTGCTGGAATCTCACCATCCCTTCTACAGCGGACGGCTCAATATGTCCGACCTGGATCTGCTCCAGAAAGGGGAGGCCACACTGACCCTGTCGAAGTTGGAGAAGCGGGACTCTGGTCTCTATCGGTGTCAGATCAGCATCCGCCAGGGAGAGAGCGGGACAGGAGCGGGCACCGAGCTGCGGGTGATGGGGAGAAACCAGAGTGACACAG GTAAAGAACCTGCCCCCATAGGGTGCTGCGGCCGGGAGCTCCTGTACCAGGTCGCCATTGCCTTGGGGCTCCTTCTCATCCTTGGCCTGGTGGCCACCCTGCTCCTGAAGAGACGCCGAG CGCTGCCCCCCTCGCAGCCCCGCCAGCGGCAGCCGAAGGTGAGACAATGCAGGCTGGGCCCTGTTCCATACAGTGCTTGGGTCTGGTCTCCGGGTGCCAATAAGGACTG GGCCACGGCAGCCGGGGGGGCCGAGGAGAGCGAGAGCGTGCAGTACGCAGAGattaaaatccagactccaggacGCAGGGAACACACCTCCAACCACACCCAGCGGTGCTGA